From the Prosthecochloris marina genome, the window CCTTGTCTGAAGATGCTGTCGCCACTCCTTTAAAAGCAATATCCGAACTGTTCTGGGTAACCGTCTGATCATTGCGGTTATGGAGAATAAGCATCGGGCATCGAATATCGTGCAGGCGGGATTCGGTAAAGGATATCAAGTCAAAAAAAGACATGATCGCATCTGTCGGCGCCCAAAGATAATGCATTGAACGGCTTTTTTCATCATGATCACTGAGCGCAACACTGAGGTCCCAGCTTTTGATAAACGTCTTTAGCACAGGAGCGAGGAAGTGCAACGGCCGCCCTGGCCCCAGCATCGAGACCAAACGAAATGCCGGAGCTGCCAAAATAACTGAATCGAGCTGCCCCCCCTGGTATTTCGTTGCAAGATTGAGCGCAATGAGAGCTCCCATGCTATGCCCGATAACAAAAATCTTATCGACTTTTTCCGATAACTCATGAAAAGCGGCTTCAGCATCCTGCATCCAGTCCCGCCATGTTACTCCACGAAGCTTTTCCGGAGATGATTCACCATGCCCTTTGAGAATCGGTACGCTGACATGAAGACCCAGCTTTTCAAGAGGCTCAACAAGCGAGTTGACACTGTTGAGGGTCGCGGTGAAACCATGAACGATAAGAACTCCAAACGCATCCTTTTTCATGAAAACTCCTCAACTCGTTGCGTGATCAGATACCTATATAATAACATCATTCCGTGCCTTATATTCAAACCTTTGCGGAACGGAGCCTTCCCAACCGCATGGAAAATATCATCCCTTTTC encodes:
- a CDS encoding alpha/beta hydrolase — protein: MKKDAFGVLIVHGFTATLNSVNSLVEPLEKLGLHVSVPILKGHGESSPEKLRGVTWRDWMQDAEAAFHELSEKVDKIFVIGHSMGALIALNLATKYQGGQLDSVILAAPAFRLVSMLGPGRPLHFLAPVLKTFIKSWDLSVALSDHDEKSRSMHYLWAPTDAIMSFFDLISFTESRLHDIRCPMLILHNRNDQTVTQNSSDIAFKGVATASSDKDIVWLERSEHQMFCDCEKMRAIDVIIDFIQSRISKTAG